The Cryptococcus neoformans var. neoformans B-3501A chromosome 4, whole genome shotgun sequence genome has a window encoding:
- a CDS encoding hypothetical protein (HMMPfam hit to ECH, Enoyl-CoA hydratase/isomerase family, score: 51.5, E(): 2e-12), producing the protein MWTELAHIVRHASADPAIRVLVLSSTSDAAFTAGLDLNSQSLLAAPAADPARKALALHAHLRAFQAAVSSLSACRQPVICALHGFALGLAIDIAAACDIRLCASDTQFGVSEVNVGLAADIGSLQRLPKVTGNDSKVRELALTGRAFGPREAEQMGFVSEVVDGGRAQVVAVAIEKAKVIASRSPIAVISTKHVLNHARDHTVEQGLQYVAAWNMSMLQSSVRYRQSHVGHKEQGVCHVPRFQRRKALIQSLA; encoded by the exons ATGTGGACAGAACTCGCCCACATCGTCCGCCACGCCTCCGCTGACCCCGCCATACgcgtcctcgtcctcagCTCCACCTCGGACGCCGCCTTCACCGCCGGCCTGGACC TCAACTCCCAGTCCCTCCTCGCCGCCCCTGCCGCCGACCCCGCCCGCAAGgccctcgccctccacGCCCACCTCCGTGCCTTCCAGGCAGCcgtctcctccctctccgcCTGCCGCCAGCCCGTCATCTGCGCCCTCCACGGCTTCGCCCTCGGCCTCGCCATAGACATTGCAGCCGCATGCGATATCCGTCTGTGCGCGTCCGACACCCAGTTTGGCGTGTCCGAGGTCAACGTCGGCCTCGCCGCGGATATCGGCTCCCTGCAGCGCCTGCCCAAGGTCACCGGCAACGACAGTAAAGTCAGGGAACTCGCTCTCACGGGACGAGCCTTTGGTCCCAGAGAGGCAGAGCAAATGGGCTTTGTCAGCGAGGTCGTCGACGGTGGCAGGGCCCAAGTCGTTG CCGTCGCCATCGAAAAGGCCAAGGTTATCGCCTCGAGGAGCCCAATCGCTGTCATCAGCACAAAACATGTACTGAATC ATGCGCGCGACCATAC CGTCGAACAAGGTCTGCAGTACGTCGCTGCATGGAACAT GTCCATGCTCCAATCAAGCGTAC GATACCGCCAAAGCCATGTCGGCCACAAGGAACAAGGAGTCTGTCACGTTCCCAGGTTTCAGCGACGCAAAGCTCTAATTCAATCACTCGCTTAA
- a CDS encoding hypothetical protein (Match to EST gb|CF193869.1|CF193869): MRRIPSQVPSAVSRLLQGQVISSPPTWYNPALAHPPPQLPPYQVKSRPRVSAKLPGGGSGDGGGQFIDTAPIPAGELERRDRLRGYKQRKGRPLKIAYEEDWVRRQFFKDFPFEALRPVSMVEGVEIDVREKVGGEEWTSLEQRGLYPTVEDCIEFVINVRNTRNVSISEAYALATEEFVSLRGRHQLATLAAEIEARHYGAEFKPDVFERAFNLEEKALESLRPFTASSSSSSGSSRVKYREQPRWQWSNTVPPSSIPGAGAGGFSRGQNYVAKWKMPEPLRVGAQGQGDLLAAIPAAGEMPPAEGAEGVAEEDAKLEDLEMLKAALGSSKSA; the protein is encoded by the exons ATGCGTCGAATCCCTTCCCAGGTACCCTCGGCCGTATCGCGCCTTTTGCAAGGCCAAGTGATCTCGAGCCCTCCTACGTGGTACAACCCGGCGCTTGCgcaccctcctccccagCTCCCGCCCTACCAAGTGAAATCCCGTCCGCGTGTTTCCGCCAAGCTCCCCGGCGGTGGCAGCGGCGACGGGGGCGGCCAATTTATCGACACGGCGCCGATTCCTGCCGGAGAACTGGAGCGGCGGGACAGGTTGCGGGGGTACAAGCAGCGAAAGGGACGACCGCTAAAGATTGCGTACGAGGAAGATTGGGTGCGCAGGCAGTTTTTCAAGGATTTTCCGTTTGAGGCGTTGAGGCCGGTGAGTATGGTGGAAGGCGTGGAGATTGATGTGCGGGAAAAGGTGGGGGGGGAGGAATGGACGAGTTTGGAGCAGAGGGGGTTGTATCCCACCGTCGAGGA CTGTATCGAGTTTGTGATCAATGTGAGAAACACGCGGAATGTTTCGATTTCAGAAGCGTACGCGCTTGCGACTGAAGAGTTTGTGTCGTTGAGGGGCAGGCATCAGCTGGCGACTTTGGCGGCGGAGATTGAGGCGCGACACTATGGAGCAGAGTTCAAGCCGGATGTCTTT GAACGCGCATTCAAccttgaagaaaaggcgcTCGAAAGTTTGAGACCATTcaccgcttcttcctcttcctcttccggtTCCTCCCGTGTCAAGTATCGTGAACAGCCTCGATGGCAGTGGTCAAACACTGTGCCACCTTCATCTATCCCCGGTGCGGGTGCCGGCGGGTTCTCCAGGGGGCAGAATTACGTGGCTAAATGGAAGATGCCTGAACCGCTGAGAGTGGGCGCGCAAGGACAAGGTGATCTGTTGGCTGCTATCCCTGCGGCGGGAGAGATGCCGCCGGCAGAAGGGGCGGAAGGggtggcggaggaagatgccaagttggaggatttggagatgCTAAAGGCTGCTTTGGGCAGCTCAAAATCGGCGTAA